In Fusarium oxysporum f. sp. lycopersici 4287 chromosome 2, whole genome shotgun sequence, a genomic segment contains:
- a CDS encoding leucyl aminopeptidase, whose protein sequence is MKFSQASLLAACLPAVSARFIETAEADNVILQPDELFLVETAPGKTQWVTEEEKWEMRRNGQNFMDITDTPSLGSKRINAESTVTFPKKCVNQDDVKKLSKNLEKKNMQANLEKLTSFHTRYFKSDYGLQSSDWVLEKVNQIIKDAGAEDTVFAESFPHTWKQHSVIATIPGQSNSTVVIGAHQDSINLFLPSILAAPGADDDGSGTVTIMEVFRALLNSKDVVKGKAPNTIEFHWYSAEEGGLLGSQAIFKSYEENGRDVKAMLQQDMTGYVQKTLDAGQPESVGVITDFVDPGLTKFIKTVVEEYCSIPWVETKCGYACSDHASASKAGYPSAFVIESAFEYSDPHIHGTDDSIKYLSFDHMLEHARMTLGLVYELGFYDFSDKTEEKWSDL, encoded by the exons ATGAAGTTCTCGCAGGCTTCTCTTCTGGCGGCTTGTCTGCCTGCTGTCTCCGCTCGCTTCATCGAAACTGCCGAGGCCGACAACGTCATTCTCCAGCCAGACGAGCTGTTCCTGGTCGAAACCGCCCCCGGCAAGACGCAATGGGtgactgaggaggagaagtggGAGATGCGCCGT AACGGCCAAAACTTTATGGACATCACCGACACACCTTCGCTCGGCTCCAAGCGCATCAACGCTGAGAGCACGGTCACTTTCCCTAAGAAGTGCGTGAACCAGGAcgatgtcaagaagctctccaagaacctcgagaagaagaacatgcaGGCCAACCTCGAGAAGTTGACCAGCTTCCACACCCGATACTTCAAGTCCGACTACGGCCTTCAGTCCTCCGACtgggttcttgagaaggtcaaccagatcatcaaggacGCCGGTGCTGAGGATACCGTTTTCGCCGAGAGCTTCCCTCACACATGGAAGCAACACTCCGTCATTGCGACCATCCCTGGCCAGTCTAACAGCACTGTCGTGATCGGCGCCCACCAGGATtccatcaacctcttccttcCTTCCATCCTCGCCGCTCCAGGCGCTGATGACGATGGTAGTGGTACAGTCACTATCATGGAGGTGTTCCGCGCTCTTCTCAACTCCAAGGACGTTGTTAAGGGCAAGGCTCCCAACACCATCGAGTTCCACTGGTACTCAGCTGAGGAGGGTGGTCTGCTCGGAAGCCAGGCTATCTTCAAGTCGTACGAGGAGAATGGCCGCGATGTCAAGGCTATGCTTCAGCAGGACATGACTGGCTATGTCCAGAAGACTCTCGATGCCGGTCAGCCCGAGAGCGTTGGTGTCATTACTGACTTTGTCGACCCCGGCCTGACTAAGTTTATCAAGACCGTCGTTGAGGAG TACTGCAGCATTCCTTGGGTCGAGACCAAGTGCGGTTATGCCTGCTCCGACCACGCTTCTGCTTCCAAGGCCGGCTACCCCTCAGCCTTTGTTATTGAGTCCGCCTTCGAGTACTCTGATCCTCATATCCACGGTACCGATGATAGCATTAAGTATCTGTCTTTCGACCACATGCTCGAGCATGCTCGCATGACCCTTGGTCTTGTTTACGAGCTTGGTTTCTACGACTTCTCTGACAAGACCGAGGAGAAGTGGAGTGACCTGTAA